In Fragaria vesca subsp. vesca linkage group LG5, FraVesHawaii_1.0, whole genome shotgun sequence, the genomic stretch ATCCTGCGCTGACATACTAGCATTTGCTGCTAGGGAAGCCGTAATACTTGCCGGCCTACCACGCTACGATGTCGTCGCCGGCCGCCGTGACAGTTCGACTTCACGTGCTATTGATGCCGATGAGTCCCTCCCTACACCTAAAGACGATCTGAAAAAAATAATAGGAATGTTCAACCAGAGAGGCTTTTCACCAGAAGATATGGTTGTCTTGTCCGGAGCACACTCCATTGGTGCAGCACAATGTGGCCAAGTTAGAGACAGATTATACGCGTTTGCCCCAAATGTGCCCAGAGACCCTGCCATAGACCCAGCCTATGCTGCTGACCTCACCAAGAAGTGCCCAGCACAGCCACCTCCGGGGCCAGAACTTTTCATGGTGGACTTGGATCCCACAACACCGTTGAAACTCGACAATCAGTACTATTTGAACCTGCAGAAAAAGAGAGGCTTGCTTCAATCGGATCAGGTGCTGGCTACTGATCCCGGCACCGTAGGATTTGTGAACCAATTGGCCGGTGACAATGCAGGTTGGAGTAGAAAGTTCGTCAATGCCATGGAAAGGTTGGGGAAAGTTAGTGTTCTCACTGGAGACGAAGGACAGATAAGACTAAACTGTCGGGCGTTTAACAAATAAGTACTATCGCTTCATGGATCCTCTACAAAACTTATACTAGCTAGCTAGCACTGTAATTTGATTTTCTGCAAATGATTTTTTGATTGGTTCAATATATAAGACAATTTTTGATCAATACCGGCCATTGAACTCTATCTCCACGTTAACTTTTATCCATGTTTCTCCATATGTTAGATTTTCCTCCCTCACATTGAAGGTCCAAGACCTTGCGCTAACTCATTAAAATGTAAATGATTTTCCTTAAATTGAGTACTTTTGGAGAAGGAGCTGAGAGTGGCGGGGTCGGCATTGAAGAGGCGGACGTTTGTTATGTTAATGTTGGCTTTGAGGATGTCGACGGCGACGGTACGTAGGTTGAGGGAGGTTGTTGGCTACTCGCCGTAGCATATTCCGATTGGCTGAGGCGTTGTGGATGAGGTTGGGAGAAGATTAAGCAAGAAGAGTGAGAGTTGAGAGAGGAGGATGTGATGATGCAGTCATGCAGGTGATGATCAAAATTCTTCGGCATTTTACTTTGCATTGAACACACTAAGTTTGAAGATAATTAGTAATCTAGTACTCAATTGTTCGGAGTGGGAAATAAGCATTAAGTTAGTAAGATAATAATATATACTCGTTTTGATCTTGGGTTGGTTTGAAGTAGATTCTGCTTCTGCTTCTCGCTTGATCGAGGACATTGCTCCTGAATGTTAGCTATTCTATTATCTCAAAGCTTGAGACTCTCGTACTGCAGCTTGTGAAAGCTTGAAAAGTAATTAGAAGTGAAAGAGGTGCGTAAAAGCTTTGCTTATCCATAAGGATTTGAAGAACATAAATCGGATTTTTTTACTAGGTTTCCTTATCTCGCTAGTTTTATTATTGAATTAAATTCAGTTTACCCCCTTGTGGTTTGGGGGTGACTTCATGTTAGTCCCTACACTTTTATTTTCATCAGTTTACCCCTTGAACTCTTCAATTTCTGTCTACCGTGCCTAAATTCTCATATTCCGTTTGAATTGACCTTTAATTATCAGCAGTTAAGGTCCGATTTGCCCAAATTCTAGATATTGGCCTCACAGTCAAGGTTAAAATTATCAGCAGTTAACGTCCGATTTGGACAGAATATAGAACATTTGGTCACGCTTGAGGAAAATTCAAAAGTTTGAGGGGTAAACTGATGAAATTGAAAGTATAGGAATTAACATGAAGTTACTCCCAAACTTCATAGGAGTAAACTGAATTTAATTCTTTATTATTCTTTTTGGATTATGGATTCACACGCAATGTGTTTTCCTATTAGAATTTGGTTACGTAGTTTAGTTTTCTATATATGAAGACACCCCCTAGACTATTTTTCTCTAAAAATCATAGATCAAAGAGAGAAAGACATAAGACTCCCGAGTCTGTCGTAGAAGTCCCGCGGCTATGCAACCGAGAGAGTTGAAGATTTTTAAGGTTGCTGATCCATAATGGTCAATGCCACCAGAGTATTTATCTCTTGTAACATACCTATGGCGCAGTTCATCATCCACTACAACAATTCACTGCCCCAAAAGTTCACGATACACGTCTTGGATGATACTCACCTGTTAGTGCCACCCCAAGCAGCTGAGATGATAAGAAGAGCCATTTCAGAATTTAGAGACCAGAATTCTTACGAGAAGCCTGCTTAAATTAAATAGTTAAATATGTTTCCTTCTTTTCTTTTTTTCTTTTCTTTTATTTTGATAGAAAGGGGAGCCAAAAATGGATAGATGAACTGCCGGGCTTATCTCTAAATAATATCAGTTATATATTCCTGGACGTCAAAGCTTATACTACGAAATATTATAATTTGTTCTGTTTTCCTATACTTTCTATTACGATTAACAAAATGGTTAGTGCATGTACCATTTTAGAGACAGAGCTATATAACCCAGGAATCCACTTAGCTATAAAACCCTAATATAAGGGAACTTAACTACTAAAGTATAAGATTTGAAATAAGAGAGACGGGGAACAATTCAGGATGAACAAAGTTATGTAGGTGGCGAAGAGCCTAAGACTCTCCTGGCTGGGAAGTGGGCATAGAAGTGATGTTGACCGCCATAGATGATACAGGTACATGCATGACAACTACAGCCTCAAATCAGCCCCCATTTCACTCATAACTATCTCGACTTGGTTCAATATATCTGGAGGGAAGAAAGAAATAAGTAGCAACAAATTAGCATTTTAAGCAATAGTACGTAGAAATTAAACAACTTTTTTCCAGGAATATTAGCAGCTTATGAACCTGGCGTTTTTCAAATTGCTAGTGTGAGCAGAAACACTAATTACACTTATGACACATCTATGTTAAGTTAGAATCTACACTTAGCAACAATCAAACTTGAATATGCAATTCAGAAGGTCTTGGCGATTGGATATTTAACAATGAATTACCTTGGAAGGAAGAGTCTTCCATACATCTCTGCAACATAACAATCGTCAAGTTAGTAAATCAGCATATCTGTCAAATATCAATAACTCTGGTGATCTTAAACAGATTCACTGTTTACCAAAAGTATTGAACAATTCTATGTACTCTCAAACAACGATAACAACTATTTTCTGACCAAGACTAGCTACACCCTAAGACCTACAAAGAAAGCATAGAAAAAGGTACCGCAATTAGGGCCTTGAGGTCAACTTCCTTGGATGCAGTTGATTGGGCTGGAGCTACATTGAATTAAGGAACATGGGTCATCACATGGAATTGAAAAAAGGTTTCCTGTTTAATGCTGATACAACCAAATTTCAAGTATCTAAAATAAATAAATAAATCTACCTTGTTCTACCACAGGTTGACAGTTAGACATTAATGAGGTGAAACTGGGAGGCAAGGCAGCAAAATTGCTCTGAACGTTCTGAATAGGGGACATGTGCTGAGTTTGTCTGTATTGAGCTGCTTCATGAGTCCAGCTTGGTGGCATTTGAGGTGAATAATCCTTCATTAAGCCAGGTGAGGTTTGTGGAGTATAAGCCTTCATTAAGCTTGGTGATATTTGAGGAGAATGAGTGTGACCAGGAGTCATGACAACCAAGTCCTTGGAAGTTCTGAAACAGAGAGAAGAACTATATTACTACTTTCCATTGCCATATAAATCTCTGCAAGGGGAAAATGAAGTATATAAGGAGATATTAAGTACTGGTTTTGCCTGTTTAAAGGTCTATCAGAAGACATGAACTCAGAATGTGATGAAATTTCCGATCCATAGTCAGCAGTAAGAGGTTGAATGTCCCTCACTTCCTTGAAAATCTCCTGAAAAACAAACCGGTTAAACATAAAACCCTCATTGCATAACAAAGGAAAAAGTCTTCCATCACAATAGGAATAAAAACTACATCACAATTAGAAATTCATTGTTGGCGGTAAATTACCTTCATAAGAGTCATGAACTTCTCTGCTTCATTGACAGACAAAAATCGAAAAGCAAATTTCTGGATCTGCAAAGAAGTTGTAAACACAGACATTGTGAGTATTCGAATATCGTTTCATGTAACTGAATATGACTTAACTGCCTTACACACCAAACTATAATCACTACTAAAAAAAAAACTCATTCAGCAGCTTACCTGGCCCAAAGAATCTCTGTAGCTGGCAAAGACAGCTCTACTGCCCCTAGCAGGAAATCCAGACATACATGCCACCTGAGGCCAGGCAAAGAGTAGCTTCGATACGTAGTGCTCCTCCTGAAACATGTCAAACCATAACAATTTAAAGGACTGTAAAATGCAGTATGCAAATTTCGAATAAAGTGAATAAATGAAGCCAAAATGGTAACCAGCGCTCACTACCGCACTACACAACAGGAAACAAGGCCTCAAAAGAAATTCATCAAATAAAAACAAGGCCTCTAAATCAATAGTATACAGATTTAGAATATTCATATAAATCCAAACAGTATTTAACGCCAATTCACAAAAGTTACAAGCAAATAATGAGTTGAAGCCTATACAACTTCACTGTGGACTTTCACAGAATACTTTACGCGCAAGGCTCAAATGTCACAACTACGGAGTTGATAATTCTCGCCAAAACGACGTCGCACTGTCGCAAAGTAATCTCAGGCAAAAGTTCTTTACATCATGTCACACACCTCGCCGTTAAATTAATCTCCGGCGCCGTTAATTTGGTCACCGTGAAACTGTACTACGTATATATATCCAGAAAACTACGTAGGAAATTCAATCCATGCTAATTCAAGTCCGATTTCACATGGATTTCTCATCAACCAAACGGAATCAACAGTCGGAAACCTCCTAGCTCTAAGCCTCTAACCACCACCACAACAACAACAGAAATTCGAAAAGGCAAACGAGAAGGTTCTAGAGGCTAGGAGTGACCTGGATCTTTCCGCTGCAGCAAACGGTGAGGATGACGTCAGAGCTGGAGTGGTCGTAGATGAGCTGAAGCATGGCGGCGGAGGCGGCGGAGATCCAGTTACCACCCGACCGTCGATTCCTGATCTTCATTGGGAGAGGGACGAGATCTGGACACGTGGAGGTGAGCGGAGGGTAGCCGAAGAAGCGAGAGAACTCGATCTCCCAGCGCTCTCGGATGGAGCTCAGAGACGATGAAGTCATCGGAGGATTGCTTGGTAGCAGAGCCAGAGTGCCCGCCATTTGTTTCAGGCTCTGTGTTTTCTCTCTGGATTTTTGGGAGAAACGGAAACGTGTTTGAAATGGTGGGGAAGAGAAATAGAATTTATAGCGGACTGAGAGAGTGAGAGGTGCGGATCGTGTGACTGGACCGGGTCGCCACGTCCCCTGCACTTTCTAGAAAACTATGGTCCAGTAGGATGCGGTTAAATCCTGGTTAATGTAATTGGTAAGAGTAAGTAGTAATTAGTAAAGTTAGTAACTCATCTGTCCAGCTATGATTATGTGATGTGAGCAAATGGACTTGCTTTTTTTTAATTATCTATTTCTATTAATTTATGTCATTTCCAACAACTCAAGAATGAATTATAACCATGATTCAAAATATTGAAATGAAAAGATGTATTAACTGATAAAGATAAGAGTAGTTCTAGAAAATAAACTCCAAGACGATGACCATATTTGACTTATAACATTTGTAAGAAATTTTCTCTTATCAGTCAAAAATTGAATTGACTCATATAACCATGATTTAAAATATCGAAATGAAAAGATGAATTAACAGATAAAGATAAGAGTAGTTCTAGAAAATAAACTCCAAGACGATGACTATATTTGGCTTATAACATTTGTAAGAAATTTTGCCTCTCTTATATGCTTGAATAACACGTATATAGTTCTATTAGTGAGAATATGAATATCATACAACAAAAATGAAGGACGCAACAGTTAGTATATATATATATATATATAGTTCTATAACACAAGTTACACAATTATTAGTTTGAAGAATACTCAAAAAGGTGGTAAGTAGTCAAAAAACCGACTTGTAAATTTATACGATTCCTTCTAAATTTGTAATATCAACTAACTTGTTATCGCATTATAAGTAGACTACATAGGTTATCTTTTCACATATTTGAATTTGTGTATATACAAGCCATGAACTCAACCAGTCGGGGCAGTATGTAAAACCATAAGCACATGGACGGATGCAGGGGTGGCCTGGGGTTTGCTGTAGCCCACCTCAATATTTTGAGAGAAAAAAATTAGGGAAATATGAAAGTAGAAAACTGAAGAAGACGAGTGTGGAGAATGGAGATCATGCCTAAGAAGTCGTGGCTTAGCCATAGAGTTCGACGATAGAGTGGCCGATTCTCCTCTCCAAACAAATCCAAAGCCGCCACCAGACGAGTCTTTTTTGGAGCGTTGAAGCTCAGACTCGTGGCCGCTACCTTCCTCATCTTTGTCGTCATTTTGATCTCCTCCAACCCTAGGTTTTTAGAATAATTGATTTGCAGAGATAAATAAGTAATTGGGTTTGGTATTGAATGATTTGAATAAGAGGGTAATTGGTTTTAATATGCTCTCGTTTATCATTCCGCTATTGACCCCAATTTCTCCACCAAATTGAATCAATTGTTTAATGGTAGCCTGGTAGGTTAGAAGTTGGGGATTTCCACATTTCTTAAAGTAGGTTTTATGAAGACCTCAAAAAAAAAAAAAAAATATTACCCACTAAATTTAGCCCATTTCATTGCTAAATCCTGTCGATAAATTTTCCCAAAAGTGATTGTTTTAACTGCAGGATTTTTCGTCTACATCTGGATCACTATGGTAAATACTCTTCCCTGTGTGCGATAAGGATAAATATATTATATCCAAAAAATTTCAAAAAGTCTAACGCAGAAGGTGTAAAATTGTTTAAGCATCATCACACCACGTAGGGCACCAGTGTTGCGAGCTTCCCGAAGCTCCAGGCCACCATTCTCAACTCCAACTAAAACGAATCAAACCAAGTCCACCACCTTCCCCCATTTCTCCCCAACAAAATGAAATCTCTTCTCTATCCTCACCCTCTCTCTCTCCCCTCTTTCTCTTCTTCCATCTCCACCGCCAAACCCCGCCACCTCACCCCACCGTTCCTCAAACTCGACTCTTCCGCCGTTAAAACCCCAGCTCTCACCGTGAGAGCCGCCCTCGACTCCGCCACCGTTAACGGATTCTCATTCGATACCAGAAATCCAACCCTTTCGTCTTCTTACAGAACCTCTAGCTTACCGAAGCCGAATCCGACGGTGCTGGAGGCTCAGACTAGGGTCTGCACCGGCCCCACACAGACCAAGCCGCTCGGCGAGGACCAAGCCTTCAAGGTGCTCGACACTATTCTCCGATCCGCCACCGGAGAACTGAAAGACGAGGAGCCAGTGTCCAGAGCTCAGCTCGGCGCGTTCTTCGCCGCCATGACGATCCGTGCCAATTGCTTCCCGGAGGCGACGCAGTGGAGCGAAGGCGAGAGCCGAGCGATGAACAAGTACTGGCCGCTTCTGGTAAGGGCGCTGCCGCCGGACGTGGTGTTCATCGCCGACCCGGAGGGGTCGTTGATGGGGATAGGGAGCTCGATCGGGCCGCAATTCGTTGGGAACGGGACGAGTGAGATGAGATTGGTTGGGGCTCTCCGGGAGGTCCTGGCCGGCGGCCACCTCGGGTTTGAAGAAGTGCAGGGATGTTTGAGAGACGTTCTGCCGTTGAAATCGACGACGGAGGAGGGGACGGCCACCGGAGTAAGTGAATCGTTGCTTTCGGCATTGTTAATAGGTCAGCGTATGAATAGAGAAACAGACCGGGAATTAAAAGCTTACTGCCTTGCATTTGATGACGAACTTGGTAATAGCTCTAGTTTGATTGTATCACATAGTGTTTGTTCTTTTTTAATATATATCTTTTCATGTGGATGATTTAGTTGTCTGTTTATTGATTAGGCGAAACTCCGATTGCGGATGTGAAATCATTAACTCACTATGGTGAACCTTATGATGGAAACACTCGGTTCTTTCGTAGCACATTGTTTGTTGCTGCGGTTAGGTCTTGTTATGCTGAATCATCCGTGCTTCATGGTGCTGAATGGATGCCACCCAAGGTAAGCTTTCTGCTCTGGGAACTTCTATTGACAAGAAAATGGAAATGGATCAGCTCTTGTTGACTGGGATTATGTTTTCCAGGGAGGTGTTACTGAAGAGCAAATGCTCAAGTTCATGGGAGCAGATACGAGCTTAACCCCGTCACAGGCGAAAGTACTTCTAGAGGTCTCTGCTGTTCCCAGATACTTTTTGCTGCACCTGCTCATTCCTTTTTTCACTAGTTGCCTTTTTGTTGGGTTTACATTCTTCGAACTTCTTACTTCAGGATGAAGGAGTTGGATTTGCCTATATAAGTCATCGCGAAGCCCGCCCATCTCTGTGTGAATCTCAATCTATTGCCAATATTTTCAGGATATATTATGGATGTACCGCATTATAGATGAAACTGATAACCATACTTATATAAATTTGCAGATATTCACTGGTAAAGTTGAGGGAGCATATCAAGAAACGCCCCCCACTGGCAACATCTGAAAAGGTTCAGCAATTTGTGAAGGTATTGTACATGACTTATTGCTATAAAGAGAGCCTTTGTAAGTTAAGATCCTTGCTATTCTTGAAAAAAAAAAGTCAAATGAAACCCTCGACTCCATCTTGGAGACAAAACTGTGTGTAATATACTTCATAACCGATGGGATTTATCTAGAATATTTGTTCTCTACGGGTATATCTATTTTAATTTTATAAGAGGACTAGTAGGGTCATCAATATGCCATTATAACACTGTGTACATGCCATCTCACTGTGTCGACTAAAGTGACAAATACCCAGCATTAGCATGTAAGTTTTTGTTGCACTGTTCAGAATGTGAAATATATTACCATTGGTTGACAGGCCCGGGGGAAGGAAGCAATTGTCACTGGATTTTATCATGAAGGTTATGAGGATTCACTCTTAATGCTTATGAAAAGAAGAGGTGTTCATTCTGGCTTGGTGGTGAAGGTTGGAACTCTACCAACTGTTTAATTCAATGAAATACAAAATACTAAATTTAAGGTTGAATTTAAGTAAATATATCACAACTTCAAGAAGAATTTCAGTAATTGTCTGATTTAAATAAACTAAACTTTTACTTTACTGTTAGTGCAGGGTGAGGAAGGGGCCCTCTCAATGACAACGAGATCGCGCTCAGTAAATTCATCAAAAGGAATTCCTGTAAACTACTGTTCAGGGTTCCGTTCACTTAGCATGGCTTCTGCTTGTGAAATTGATGGTTTGTTTCTATATCATCTTGTGCTTCTTTGTTCACTGTAGTTTGCAGTTTTTCAGATTTGTAACTATAGGGGTTTATGAATCAATTTCCTGTCATGAAACTGAAGTCGGAAAATTTGGGTTGCAGGGGTTTCACGTCAGAGTTTTAACCTGGAGGTTAATGCCGTAGACTATGGTTTCGAACCCACTGATACCCCAAGAACTGACAGATCGGTAAGTTATGTGAAGTTCAAACCACCCTTTCTTTCCCTCTTCTGTGTGTGTGAGAGAATTCTTGTGGGGCATGAATAGGATACTCGTACTTGTTTCTTGACATGTGATTTCATTTTGTTCAAGTTTAGGTCTTGAAGAATATAGAGTTGGGTTTAACAGCTCTTCATGGTCAAAAAGGACCGGCTTATGATCGCATAGTCTTGAATGCTGGAATGGTTGATCACTTGCTCGGATGTGATGGTGCAGAAGACATATCTGTGGCCCTGGATAGAGCCAGAGAGGCTATTGATAGTGGCAAGGCTCTAGAAAGGCTCTGGAATTACGTAAAGGTGTCTAAACAAGTGAGACACAGACCTGCCATGTGTGTTTAATAGATGAATAGATGAGATAAAGGAATAGAGGAGAGATATGGTTTAGTTCCAATTACAGGTAGCATACAGATCAATACGTGTGTTCCTCGTATTTCTACAGCAGGTGGCATCCAACAATGCCTTTTGTTTTTGTAAGTACCTCTTTCTCCAGGATTTCAATAAAACTTCAATTTGAATTGAATATTTCGCATTCAGTCATGAGGTAGCATATATATCCTCTAGTGATTGAATTGACATTTAAATGAATGTTTACGTTGTACGTGGGAGCTAAAATACATCCTTGTTATTGTTCTGCAGGTCTGAAGAAGGCCTAGTATAGAAATCGAAACTTTTCATGTTTATCGTGAGATTTGTCATTCCGGTTGTAAATTACTTAAATCCTGCCCTGTTCGATAATTGCTTGGCTCTTTGCCTGTTCAAATATTTTTGTTTCTTTTCTCCGTGCACCAGTTGCTTCTTACAAGTCTATCCATGTCATTTTGTGATCGACTTGTAAGGAGTACTGCTTGCATGCAAGGGGCCAAGCATTTTTCCGTTTACTGAGTACCACTCACCTGAGTTGAGATCAGAATAAAGGTCAGCTTGAAAAGCCTTAAGAATAAAGGTCATGATCCAGTGACTGAAGTGTAATAGCATTTTTTACGAGTCAGAAGTTGACTAATATGAATTTGATGTAAACTTTTCTGTTAACGTTGAAAATCGTTCATTCAGATCAAATACAGCTTTATTTCATCTTGTCAAGTCTGCCCTTGGGATAGAGATATTTGGGCTTGTCCTTTTATTTTCAACTGAAAACTAGATGTCTCGATGATGTGCCAATCTATGGAATATTGCTCAGGGTAATAATAAGTTCACACTGATATCTTACGTATAATAG encodes the following:
- the LOC101303040 gene encoding uncharacterized protein LOC101303040, which encodes MAGTLALLPSNPPMTSSSLSSIRERWEIEFSRFFGYPPLTSTCPDLVPLPMKIRNRRSGGNWISAASAAMLQLIYDHSSSDVILTVCCSGKIQEEHYVSKLLFAWPQVACMSGFPARGSRAVFASYRDSLGQIQKFAFRFLSVNEAEKFMTLMKEIFKEVRDIQPLTADYGSEISSHSEFMSSDRPLNRTSKDLVVMTPGHTHSPQISPSLMKAYTPQTSPGLMKDYSPQMPPSWTHEAAQYRQTQHMSPIQNVQSNFAALPPSFTSLMSNCQPVVEQAPAQSTASKEVDLKALIARCMEDSSFQDILNQVEIVMSEMGADLRL
- the LOC101302757 gene encoding general transcription factor IIH subunit 5-like, with protein sequence MVNATRVFISCNIPMAQFIIHYNNSLPQKFTIHVLDDTHLLVPPQAAEMIRRAISEFRDQNSYEKPA
- the LOC101303334 gene encoding anthranilate phosphoribosyltransferase-like; protein product: MKSLLYPHPLSLPSFSSSISTAKPRHLTPPFLKLDSSAVKTPALTVRAALDSATVNGFSFDTRNPTLSSSYRTSSLPKPNPTVLEAQTRVCTGPTQTKPLGEDQAFKVLDTILRSATGELKDEEPVSRAQLGAFFAAMTIRANCFPEATQWSEGESRAMNKYWPLLVRALPPDVVFIADPEGSLMGIGSSIGPQFVGNGTSEMRLVGALREVLAGGHLGFEEVQGCLRDVLPLKSTTEEGTATGVSESLLSALLIGQRMNRETDRELKAYCLAFDDELGETPIADVKSLTHYGEPYDGNTRFFRSTLFVAAVRSCYAESSVLHGAEWMPPKGGVTEEQMLKFMGADTSLTPSQAKVLLEDEGVGFAYISHREARPSLYSLVKLREHIKKRPPLATSEKVQQFVKARGKEAIVTGFYHEGYEDSLLMLMKRRGVHSGLVVKGEEGALSMTTRSRSVNSSKGIPVNYCSGFRSLSMASACEIDGVSRQSFNLEVNAVDYGFEPTDTPRTDRSVLKNIELGLTALHGQKGPAYDRIVLNAGMVDHLLGCDGAEDISVALDRAREAIDSGKALERLWNYVKVSKQVRHRPAMCV